One genomic segment of Aureimonas sp. AU20 includes these proteins:
- a CDS encoding ABC transporter permease, producing MSLTTRAPAASDSLTTRLLRNDWFGPFSVTVVAMTVAGILSPSFLSPLNLEVLALAIAVNTLIAFSQMIIIAIGQMNLSVGAIGGLAAITFAGLMQGFGLPAPVAAVAALALGVACGMLNGLFIVWTGISAFVITLASLSIFKGINLGITRAEPFYGIADSVKAFGQAQVLGPLPWLAVPTILVAIGLWYMLSRMPIGRFILAVGGNSHAAELSGVSVGMTVVFAHALSGFLASLAGILLVARLQIGQPTIGDDWLILSFAAPVIGGAVLAGGHVSVAATLFGVAVVAIITQLLVLFNIDPFLVQIVLGTMILAAVGLNRLREARLAAGRNGA from the coding sequence ATGAGCCTCACCACACGAGCGCCCGCCGCCTCCGACAGCCTGACGACGCGCCTTCTGCGAAACGACTGGTTCGGCCCCTTCTCGGTCACTGTCGTCGCCATGACGGTCGCCGGAATCCTGTCGCCCTCGTTCCTTTCGCCGCTGAATCTCGAGGTTCTGGCGCTGGCGATCGCGGTCAACACGCTGATCGCCTTCTCGCAGATGATCATCATCGCGATCGGCCAGATGAACCTTTCGGTCGGCGCCATCGGCGGCCTGGCCGCCATCACCTTCGCCGGATTGATGCAGGGCTTCGGCCTGCCCGCTCCGGTGGCCGCCGTGGCAGCGCTCGCGCTGGGCGTCGCCTGCGGCATGCTGAACGGGCTCTTCATCGTCTGGACGGGCATTTCGGCCTTCGTCATCACGCTGGCCAGCCTTTCGATCTTCAAGGGCATCAATCTCGGCATCACCCGCGCCGAACCCTTCTACGGCATCGCCGACAGCGTGAAGGCCTTCGGGCAGGCGCAGGTTCTGGGGCCGCTGCCCTGGCTCGCGGTGCCGACGATCCTCGTCGCCATCGGCCTTTGGTACATGCTCTCGCGCATGCCGATCGGCCGCTTCATCCTGGCGGTCGGCGGCAATTCCCATGCGGCCGAACTGTCCGGCGTCTCGGTCGGCATGACGGTGGTCTTCGCCCACGCCCTGTCGGGGTTCCTGGCGAGTCTCGCCGGCATCCTTCTCGTGGCGCGGCTTCAGATCGGTCAGCCGACGATCGGCGACGACTGGCTGATCCTCTCCTTCGCCGCCCCGGTGATCGGCGGCGCGGTTCTGGCCGGCGGGCATGTCAGCGTCGCCGCGACCCTCTTCGGCGTCGCCGTGGTCGCCATCATCACGCAGCTTCTGGTGCTGTTCAACATCGATCCCTTCCTGGTGCAGATCGTGCTCGGCACGATGATCCTGGCGGCGGTCGGGCTCAACCGCCTGCGCGAGGCCCGTCTCGCGGCGGGCCGAAACGGAGCATGA
- a CDS encoding ABC transporter permease, whose translation MALDEAPASSSPRRAAPSAGLLLTNEFGLIVLILLFGAGFAALAGGFLSPFNLFTLGRTVAVSIVIGLSMMAVIATGGLNLAVGAIGVCAAMACGYAIEVLGMPWPLGVVAGLAVGAALGWVNGWMVVRTGLHSFIITLATMSIFFGAMIFLTRAESYRALPAAFTTIGRAKIGGVVSPLLLVTLVVMLALVYLYRFTALGREMLAAGARPEAAELSGIRVDRIFILCHVLSGFLAAVAAVMMVARNGAAIPSMAGQLGQDWLLPAFLGPVLGGTLLNGGKVSVLGTALGALLVALLTNGLLLLQLGEFWIQSFLGLLLLLAVLIDKSRRSFLARRNLA comes from the coding sequence ATGGCCCTTGACGAAGCGCCCGCCAGCTCGAGCCCTCGAAGGGCGGCCCCCAGCGCCGGTCTCCTTCTGACCAACGAGTTCGGCCTCATCGTTCTCATCCTCCTCTTCGGTGCCGGTTTCGCGGCGCTTGCGGGCGGATTCCTGTCGCCCTTCAACCTCTTCACGCTGGGGCGCACGGTGGCGGTCAGCATCGTCATTGGCTTGTCGATGATGGCGGTGATCGCGACGGGAGGCTTGAACCTCGCGGTCGGCGCCATCGGCGTCTGCGCGGCCATGGCTTGCGGTTACGCCATCGAGGTGCTGGGCATGCCCTGGCCGCTCGGCGTCGTCGCCGGGCTCGCCGTCGGCGCGGCGCTCGGCTGGGTCAACGGCTGGATGGTGGTTCGCACGGGCCTGCACAGCTTCATCATCACGCTCGCGACGATGAGCATCTTCTTCGGCGCGATGATCTTTCTGACGCGCGCCGAATCCTACCGCGCGCTGCCCGCCGCCTTCACCACGATCGGCCGGGCCAAGATCGGCGGCGTCGTCTCGCCGCTGCTTCTCGTCACGCTCGTCGTCATGCTGGCGCTCGTCTATCTCTATCGCTTCACCGCGCTCGGCCGCGAAATGCTGGCCGCCGGCGCGCGGCCCGAGGCAGCCGAGCTTTCCGGCATCCGGGTCGATCGCATCTTTATCCTCTGCCACGTCCTGTCCGGCTTTCTGGCGGCGGTGGCGGCGGTCATGATGGTGGCGCGCAACGGCGCGGCCATTCCCTCCATGGCCGGGCAGCTCGGCCAGGATTGGCTCCTGCCGGCCTTTCTCGGCCCCGTGCTCGGCGGCACGCTTCTGAACGGCGGCAAGGTCTCGGTGCTCGGCACGGCGCTCGGCGCGCTGCTCGTCGCCCTTCTGACCAACGGTCTCCTGCTGCTGCAGCTCGGCGAGTTCTGGATCCAGTCCTTTCTCGGCCTGCTCCTGCTTCTGGCGGTGCTGATCGACAAGTCGCGCCGGTCGTTCCTGGCCCGGAGGAATCTCGCATGA